A window of the Pristiophorus japonicus isolate sPriJap1 chromosome 13, sPriJap1.hap1, whole genome shotgun sequence genome harbors these coding sequences:
- the acd gene encoding adrenocortical dysplasia protein homolog isoform X1 produces the protein MCSGSSGPGGRASLWWERREEHVGCSGGHLNMRSHTAHIGRPWIVELLLTRGTAKSQHRPAPAQVTKLVPPENWMNEAEYEPAAIVHISDLKHSIKAVVTKGAKSDLEQEEENYTFNDIKNKIIILRKFSVELRLELELKDCEFYLVVQELKILPAETGFSDACSCNLDPAVQKKLREFWQSHVNNMNVQGGSFSDICLSNLIDAAVEDEVNSLKSTIKLCLDLTDSSKASASTSPFLLPSVNQTTGWKAMSIKDKNSRNIFTIPEAMFVISSNQEQVLNNIKEWKDDFVCTEDSGSEMEHNSCTDAFLHNAEGQEAISSQNPWNAVSPVHLGGVPSSGETCVSCTSTSELCKMHVDKCDGHLSSTFVDTPACSGPAIELRLPDSSTQDDPEKSVELYTDESQREQSHSEILCAESPSLTVITSVESKRMDTANVAEPEESPVRLDDDNREKSVNRSRTACNLLFKNIAPLSVAANNNRNLNCVGLFKNISPVSWTASSSHTNSNGGQCKPSTVVHNYTTAAKNNMLEAGEQRLNDSGDDEPDEILRAAKRKRQFVDSEDEPDGTSVDQCTSWKQSRAVNGAPNSWNFSTDETFIGSDNFEETANDVCRMNTITRHKESCREQEDGRNTMFKDTALRNIPENKMTIVSAQYNKLDFVSERSSRQVRDCRGQASSAPIVQPAEDVGAGVKRALSPHVEQDKDEPLRHPDGSQFLYSYPAPNVELITRVNSVRVSSGLLKWAVSYLSGPSFTQD, from the exons tTAGTTCCACCTGAGAACTGGATGAATGAAGCTGAATATGAACCTGCTGCCATTGTCCACATATCAGATCTCAAACACAGCATTAAGGCTGTGGTGACAAAAGGAGCCAAAAGTGACCTGGAGCA GGAGGAGGAGAATTATACATTCAATGATATCAAAAACAAAATAATTATTTTGAGAAAATTCAGTGTTGAGCTCAGATTGGAACTGGAGCTG AAAGATTGTGAATTCTATCTTGTAGTTCAGGAGTTGAAGATCTTGCCAGCAGAAACGGGGTTTTCTGATGCATGTTCCTG CAACTTGGATCCTGCTGTTCAGAAGAAGTTGAGAGAATTTTGGCA AAGTCATGTGAATAACATGAACGTGCAAGGGGGGTCATTTTCTG ATATCTGTCTGTCAAACCTGATAGATGCAGCAGTGGAGGACGAAGTTAATTCACTAAAAAGTACTATTAAACTCTGCCTTGATCTAACTGATAGTTCCAAAGCTTCAGCATCCACATCACCCTTTCTTTTACCATCAGTGAATCAAACTACAGGATGGAAAGCTATGAGTATAAAAGATAAG AACAGTAGAAACATTTTCACTATTCCTGAAGCTATGTTTGTGATTTCTTCTAATCAAGAACAAGTCCTAAATAATATAAAAG AATGGAAGGATGATTTTGTGTGCACTGAAGATTCAGGATCTGAGATGGAGCATAATAGCTGCACAGATGCATTCTTACATAATGCAG AGGGGCAGGAAGCTATATCTTCACAGAATCCTTGGAATGCAGTATCACCTGTGCACCTTGGTGGAGTTCCATCTTCAGGGG AaacttgtgtttcatgtacgagtacTTCAGAACTTTGTAAGATGCATGTTGACAAATGTGATGGTCACCTGTCTTCCACATTCGTTGATACTCCTGCCTGCAGCGGGCCAGCCATTGAGCTTCGGCTTCCAGATAGCAGCACACAGGATGACCCAGAGAAATCGGTAGAGTTGTACACAGACGAGTCCCAACGAGAACAGTCACATTCAGAAATACTGTGTGCTGAAAGCCCCTCGCTCACAGTAATCACGTCTGTAGAGAGTAAAAGAATGGACACAGCGAATGTGGCAGAGCCTGAGGAGTCACCTGTTAGACTTGATGATGACAACAGAGAGAAATCTGTAAACCGCAGCAGGACTGCTTGCAACCTCTTGTTTAAAAATATAGCCCCTCTATCGGTTGCAGCTAACAATAACAGAAATTTGAATTGTGTGGGCTTGTTCAAAAACATATCCCCTGTGTCATGGACAGCAAGTAGTAGCCACACAAATTCAAATGGTGGCCAATGTAAACCAAGTACAGTGGTGCATAATTACACAACAGCAGCTAAAAACAATATGCTGGAAGCAGGAGAACAGCGATTAAATGATAGTGGAGATGACGAACCTGATGAGATCCTGAGAGCTGCAAAAAGGAAACGGCAATTTGTGGATTCAGAGGATGAACCAGATGGAACCAGTGTTGACCAATGTACTTCCTGGAAGCAGAGCAGGGCTGTAAATGGGGCTCCGAACTCGTGGAACTTCAGTACTGATGAAACTTTCATTGGATCAGATAATTTTGAAGAAACAGCTAATGATGTTTGTCGGATGAATACCATTACTAGACACAAAGAGTCTTGTAGAGAGCAAGAAGATGGAAGGAATACAATGTTTAAAGATACTGCTTTGAGAAATATACCAGAAAACAAAATGACAATCGTGTCAGCACAGTATAATAAACTTGATTTTGTTTCTGAGAGGTCATCTCGACAAGTCAGAGATTGTAGAGGACAGGCATCCTCAGCTCCTATTGTGCAGCCCGCAGAGGATGTTGGTGCTGGTGTGAAACGTGCACTTTCACCCCATGTTGAGCAGGACAAAGATGAGCCTCTG AGACATCCTGATGGAAGCCAATTTTTGTATAGCTATCCAGCACCCAATGTTGAGCTGATCACTCGGGTGAACTCTGTAAG GGTTTCAAGTGGGCTGCTGAAATGGGCAGTTTCGTATCTTTCTGGACCAAGTTTCACACAAGACTGA
- the acd gene encoding adrenocortical dysplasia protein homolog isoform X3 has product MCSGSSGPGGRASLWWERREEHVGCSGGHLNMRSHTAHIGRPWIVELLLTRGTAKSQHRPAPAQVTKLVPPENWMNEAEYEPAAIVHISDLKHSIKAVVTKGAKSDLEQEEENYTFNDIKNKIIILRKFSVELRLELELKDCEFYLVVQELKILPAETGFSDACSCNLDPAVQKKLREFWQSHVNNMNVQGGSFSDICLSNLIDAAVEDEVNSLKSTIKLCLDLTDSSKASASTSPFLLPSVNQTTGWKAMSIKDKNSRNIFTIPEAMFVISSNQEQVLNNIKEGQEAISSQNPWNAVSPVHLGGVPSSGETCVSCTSTSELCKMHVDKCDGHLSSTFVDTPACSGPAIELRLPDSSTQDDPEKSVELYTDESQREQSHSEILCAESPSLTVITSVESKRMDTANVAEPEESPVRLDDDNREKSVNRSRTACNLLFKNIAPLSVAANNNRNLNCVGLFKNISPVSWTASSSHTNSNGGQCKPSTVVHNYTTAAKNNMLEAGEQRLNDSGDDEPDEILRAAKRKRQFVDSEDEPDGTSVDQCTSWKQSRAVNGAPNSWNFSTDETFIGSDNFEETANDVCRMNTITRHKESCREQEDGRNTMFKDTALRNIPENKMTIVSAQYNKLDFVSERSSRQVRDCRGQASSAPIVQPAEDVGAGVKRALSPHVEQDKDEPLRHPDGSQFLYSYPAPNVELITRVNSVRVSSGLLKWAVSYLSGPSFTQD; this is encoded by the exons tTAGTTCCACCTGAGAACTGGATGAATGAAGCTGAATATGAACCTGCTGCCATTGTCCACATATCAGATCTCAAACACAGCATTAAGGCTGTGGTGACAAAAGGAGCCAAAAGTGACCTGGAGCA GGAGGAGGAGAATTATACATTCAATGATATCAAAAACAAAATAATTATTTTGAGAAAATTCAGTGTTGAGCTCAGATTGGAACTGGAGCTG AAAGATTGTGAATTCTATCTTGTAGTTCAGGAGTTGAAGATCTTGCCAGCAGAAACGGGGTTTTCTGATGCATGTTCCTG CAACTTGGATCCTGCTGTTCAGAAGAAGTTGAGAGAATTTTGGCA AAGTCATGTGAATAACATGAACGTGCAAGGGGGGTCATTTTCTG ATATCTGTCTGTCAAACCTGATAGATGCAGCAGTGGAGGACGAAGTTAATTCACTAAAAAGTACTATTAAACTCTGCCTTGATCTAACTGATAGTTCCAAAGCTTCAGCATCCACATCACCCTTTCTTTTACCATCAGTGAATCAAACTACAGGATGGAAAGCTATGAGTATAAAAGATAAG AACAGTAGAAACATTTTCACTATTCCTGAAGCTATGTTTGTGATTTCTTCTAATCAAGAACAAGTCCTAAATAATATAAAAG AGGGGCAGGAAGCTATATCTTCACAGAATCCTTGGAATGCAGTATCACCTGTGCACCTTGGTGGAGTTCCATCTTCAGGGG AaacttgtgtttcatgtacgagtacTTCAGAACTTTGTAAGATGCATGTTGACAAATGTGATGGTCACCTGTCTTCCACATTCGTTGATACTCCTGCCTGCAGCGGGCCAGCCATTGAGCTTCGGCTTCCAGATAGCAGCACACAGGATGACCCAGAGAAATCGGTAGAGTTGTACACAGACGAGTCCCAACGAGAACAGTCACATTCAGAAATACTGTGTGCTGAAAGCCCCTCGCTCACAGTAATCACGTCTGTAGAGAGTAAAAGAATGGACACAGCGAATGTGGCAGAGCCTGAGGAGTCACCTGTTAGACTTGATGATGACAACAGAGAGAAATCTGTAAACCGCAGCAGGACTGCTTGCAACCTCTTGTTTAAAAATATAGCCCCTCTATCGGTTGCAGCTAACAATAACAGAAATTTGAATTGTGTGGGCTTGTTCAAAAACATATCCCCTGTGTCATGGACAGCAAGTAGTAGCCACACAAATTCAAATGGTGGCCAATGTAAACCAAGTACAGTGGTGCATAATTACACAACAGCAGCTAAAAACAATATGCTGGAAGCAGGAGAACAGCGATTAAATGATAGTGGAGATGACGAACCTGATGAGATCCTGAGAGCTGCAAAAAGGAAACGGCAATTTGTGGATTCAGAGGATGAACCAGATGGAACCAGTGTTGACCAATGTACTTCCTGGAAGCAGAGCAGGGCTGTAAATGGGGCTCCGAACTCGTGGAACTTCAGTACTGATGAAACTTTCATTGGATCAGATAATTTTGAAGAAACAGCTAATGATGTTTGTCGGATGAATACCATTACTAGACACAAAGAGTCTTGTAGAGAGCAAGAAGATGGAAGGAATACAATGTTTAAAGATACTGCTTTGAGAAATATACCAGAAAACAAAATGACAATCGTGTCAGCACAGTATAATAAACTTGATTTTGTTTCTGAGAGGTCATCTCGACAAGTCAGAGATTGTAGAGGACAGGCATCCTCAGCTCCTATTGTGCAGCCCGCAGAGGATGTTGGTGCTGGTGTGAAACGTGCACTTTCACCCCATGTTGAGCAGGACAAAGATGAGCCTCTG AGACATCCTGATGGAAGCCAATTTTTGTATAGCTATCCAGCACCCAATGTTGAGCTGATCACTCGGGTGAACTCTGTAAG GGTTTCAAGTGGGCTGCTGAAATGGGCAGTTTCGTATCTTTCTGGACCAAGTTTCACACAAGACTGA
- the acd gene encoding adrenocortical dysplasia protein homolog isoform X2, whose product MCSGSSGPGGRASLWWERREEHVGCSGGHLNMRSHTAHIGRPWIVELLLTRGTAKSQHRPAPAQVTKLVPPENWMNEAEYEPAAIVHISDLKHSIKAVVTKGAKSDLEQEEENYTFNDIKNKIIILRKFSVELRLELELKDCEFYLVVQELKILPAETGFSDACSCNLDPAVQKKLREFWQSHVNNMNVQGGSFSDICLSNLIDAAVEDEVNSLKSTIKLCLDLTDSSKASASTSPFLLPSVNQTTGWKAMSIKDKNSRNIFTIPEAMFVISSNQEQVLNNIKEWKDDFVCTEDSGSEMEHNSCTDAFLHNAEGQEAISSQNPWNAVSPVHLGGVPSSGETCVSCTSTSELCKMHVDKCDGHLSSTFVDTPACSGPAIELRLPDSSTQDDPEKSVELYTDESQREQSHSEILCAESPSLTVITSVESKRMDTANVAEPEESPVRLDDDNREKSVNRSRTACNLLFKNIAPLSVAANNNRNLNCVGLFKNISPVSWTASSSHTNSNGGQCKPSTVVHNYTTAAKNNMLEAGEQRLNDSGDDEPDEILRAAKRKRQFVDSEDEPDGTSVDQCTSWKQSRAVNGAPNSWNFSTDETFIGSDNFEETANDVCRMNTITRHKESCREQEDGRNTMFKDTALRNIPENKMTIVSAQYNKLDFVSERSSRQVRDCRGQASSAPIVQPAEDVGAGVKRALSPHVEQDKDEPLGFKWAAEMGSFVSFWTKFHTRLTAVHCRHAIGHLFCVIICY is encoded by the exons tTAGTTCCACCTGAGAACTGGATGAATGAAGCTGAATATGAACCTGCTGCCATTGTCCACATATCAGATCTCAAACACAGCATTAAGGCTGTGGTGACAAAAGGAGCCAAAAGTGACCTGGAGCA GGAGGAGGAGAATTATACATTCAATGATATCAAAAACAAAATAATTATTTTGAGAAAATTCAGTGTTGAGCTCAGATTGGAACTGGAGCTG AAAGATTGTGAATTCTATCTTGTAGTTCAGGAGTTGAAGATCTTGCCAGCAGAAACGGGGTTTTCTGATGCATGTTCCTG CAACTTGGATCCTGCTGTTCAGAAGAAGTTGAGAGAATTTTGGCA AAGTCATGTGAATAACATGAACGTGCAAGGGGGGTCATTTTCTG ATATCTGTCTGTCAAACCTGATAGATGCAGCAGTGGAGGACGAAGTTAATTCACTAAAAAGTACTATTAAACTCTGCCTTGATCTAACTGATAGTTCCAAAGCTTCAGCATCCACATCACCCTTTCTTTTACCATCAGTGAATCAAACTACAGGATGGAAAGCTATGAGTATAAAAGATAAG AACAGTAGAAACATTTTCACTATTCCTGAAGCTATGTTTGTGATTTCTTCTAATCAAGAACAAGTCCTAAATAATATAAAAG AATGGAAGGATGATTTTGTGTGCACTGAAGATTCAGGATCTGAGATGGAGCATAATAGCTGCACAGATGCATTCTTACATAATGCAG AGGGGCAGGAAGCTATATCTTCACAGAATCCTTGGAATGCAGTATCACCTGTGCACCTTGGTGGAGTTCCATCTTCAGGGG AaacttgtgtttcatgtacgagtacTTCAGAACTTTGTAAGATGCATGTTGACAAATGTGATGGTCACCTGTCTTCCACATTCGTTGATACTCCTGCCTGCAGCGGGCCAGCCATTGAGCTTCGGCTTCCAGATAGCAGCACACAGGATGACCCAGAGAAATCGGTAGAGTTGTACACAGACGAGTCCCAACGAGAACAGTCACATTCAGAAATACTGTGTGCTGAAAGCCCCTCGCTCACAGTAATCACGTCTGTAGAGAGTAAAAGAATGGACACAGCGAATGTGGCAGAGCCTGAGGAGTCACCTGTTAGACTTGATGATGACAACAGAGAGAAATCTGTAAACCGCAGCAGGACTGCTTGCAACCTCTTGTTTAAAAATATAGCCCCTCTATCGGTTGCAGCTAACAATAACAGAAATTTGAATTGTGTGGGCTTGTTCAAAAACATATCCCCTGTGTCATGGACAGCAAGTAGTAGCCACACAAATTCAAATGGTGGCCAATGTAAACCAAGTACAGTGGTGCATAATTACACAACAGCAGCTAAAAACAATATGCTGGAAGCAGGAGAACAGCGATTAAATGATAGTGGAGATGACGAACCTGATGAGATCCTGAGAGCTGCAAAAAGGAAACGGCAATTTGTGGATTCAGAGGATGAACCAGATGGAACCAGTGTTGACCAATGTACTTCCTGGAAGCAGAGCAGGGCTGTAAATGGGGCTCCGAACTCGTGGAACTTCAGTACTGATGAAACTTTCATTGGATCAGATAATTTTGAAGAAACAGCTAATGATGTTTGTCGGATGAATACCATTACTAGACACAAAGAGTCTTGTAGAGAGCAAGAAGATGGAAGGAATACAATGTTTAAAGATACTGCTTTGAGAAATATACCAGAAAACAAAATGACAATCGTGTCAGCACAGTATAATAAACTTGATTTTGTTTCTGAGAGGTCATCTCGACAAGTCAGAGATTGTAGAGGACAGGCATCCTCAGCTCCTATTGTGCAGCCCGCAGAGGATGTTGGTGCTGGTGTGAAACGTGCACTTTCACCCCATGTTGAGCAGGACAAAGATGAGCCTCTG GGTTTCAAGTGGGCTGCTGAAATGGGCAGTTTCGTATCTTTCTGGACCAAGTTTCACACAAGACTGACTGCTGTTCATTGCCGGCATGCAATTGGCCACTTATTTTGTGTTATTATATGTTATTAG